A section of the Lepidochelys kempii isolate rLepKem1 chromosome 4, rLepKem1.hap2, whole genome shotgun sequence genome encodes:
- the KLHL5 gene encoding kelch-like protein 5 isoform X4 produces MEPCTSDEFFQALNHAEQTFKKMENYLRHKQLCDVVLVAGDRRIPAHRLVLSSVSDYFAAMFTNDVREARQEEIKMEGVEPNALWALVQYAYTGRLELKEDNIECLLSTACLLQLSQVVEACCKFLMKQLHPSNCLGIRSFADAQGCTDLHKVAHNFTMENFMEVIRNQEFLLLPAAEIAKLLASDDMNIPNEETILNALLTWVRHDLEQRRKELSKLLAYIRLPLLAPQFLADMENNALFKDDIECQKLIMEAMKYHLLPERRPMLQSPRTKPRKSTVGVLFAVGGMDATKGATSIEKYELRTNMWTPVANMNGRRLQFGVAVLDDKLYVVGGRDGLKTLNTVECYNPKTKTWSVMPPMSTHRHGLGVAVLEGPMYAVGGHDGWSYLNTVERWDPQARQWNFVASMSTPRSTVGVAVLNGKLYAVGGRDGSSCLKSVECFDPHTNKWTLCAQMSKRRGGVGVTTWNGFLYAIGGHDAPASNLTSRLSDCVERYDPKTDVWTAVASMSISRDAVGVCLLGDKLYAVGGYDGQTYLNTVESYDPQTNEWTQVAPLCLGRAGACVVTVKL; encoded by the exons ATGGAGCCTTGTACATCAGATGAATTTTTTCAGGCACTCAACCATGCTGAACAAACCTTTAAAAAGATGGAAAACTACCTGAGACACAAACAGCTATGTGATGTGGTATTAGTTGCTGGTGATCGCAGAATTCCAGCTCATAG ATTAGTTCTCTCCTCTGTTTCGGACTATTTTGCAGCCATGTTTACTAATGATGTAAGAGAAGCAAGACAGGAAGAAATCAAGATGGAAGGTGTAGAGCCAAATGCACTGTGGGCTTTGGTTCAATATGCATATACAG GTCGCCTTGAATTAAAAGAAGATAATATTGAGTGCCTGTTATCTACAGCTTGCCTTCTCCAGCTCTCTCAGGTTGTGGAAGCGTGCTGTAAGTTCTTAATGAAACAGCTTCACCCATCCAACTGCCTTGGAATCCGCTCTTTTGCTGATGCACAGGGTTGCACTGACTTGCACAAAGTGGCTCACAATTTCACCATG gagAATTTCATGGAGGTAATTAGAAATCAGGAGTTTTTATTATTGCCAGCTGCTGAAATTGCAAAGCTTTTGGCAAGTGACGATATGAATATTCCTAATGAAGAAACTATACTGAATGCACTGCTTACTTGGGTTCGACATGATTTGGAACAGAGAAGGAAAGAACTTAGTAAGCTGTTGGCTTACATTAGGCTGCCTCTGCTTGCTCCACAG TTTCTGGCAGACATGGAAAATAATGCCCTCTTTAAGGATGACATTGAATGTCAAAAACTCATTATGGAAGCAATGAAATACCATCTGTTGCCAGAGAGACGACCCATGTTACAAAGTCCTCGCACAAAGCCTAGAAAGTCTACTGTAGGAGTGTTGTTTGCAGTTGGAGGAATGGATGCAACAAAAG GAGCTACGAGCATTGAAAAATATGAACTCCGTACCAACATGTGGACTCCTGTAGCAAATATGAATGGGAGAAGGTTACAGTTTGGTGTTGCAGTATTAGATGATAAGTTGTATGTTGTTGGTGGTAGAGATGGACTGAAAACATTGAATACTGTGGAGTGCtacaaccccaaaacaaaaacttgGAGTGTAATGCCACCTATGTCCACACATCGGCATGGCCTTG gGGTAGCTGTACTGGAAGGTCCTATGTATGCTGTAGGAGGGCATGACGGTTGGAGCTACCTGAATACAGTAGAAAGATGGGATCCACAGGCTCGTCAATGGAACTTTGTAGCCAGTATGTCAACTCCAAGGAGCACTGTTGGTGTAGCAGTATTAAATGGAAA GCTTTATGCAGTTGGTGGTCGGGATGGAAGTTCTTGTCTCAAATCTGTGGAATGTTTTGATCCTCATACTAATAAATGGACTCTCTGTGCTCAAATGTCAAAGAGAAGAGGAGGTGTGGGAGTAACTACTTGGAATGGGTTCCTGTATGCTATTGGTGGGCATGATGCTCCAGCATCAAACTTGACATCCAGACTGTCAGACTGTGTGGAAAG ATATGATCCAAAAACAGATGTGTGGACTGCAGTGGCCTCCATGAGCATTAGCAGAGATGCAGTGGGAGTGTGTCTTCTTGGTGACAAGTTGTATGCTGTTGGAGGATATGATGGGCAAACCTATCTTAATACAGTGGAGTCTTATGATCCCCAGACCAATGAGTGGACACAG GTTGCACCATTGTGCCTAGGAAGAGCTGGAGCATGTGTTGTGACTGTAAAACTCTAA